A genomic segment from Callithrix jacchus isolate 240 chromosome 8, calJac240_pri, whole genome shotgun sequence encodes:
- the ERG28 gene encoding ergosterol biosynthetic protein 28 homolog isoform X2 has protein sequence MSRFLNVLRSWLVMVSIIAMGNTLQSFRDHTFLYEKLYTGKPNLVNGLQARTFGIWTLLSSVIRCLCAIDIHNKTLYHITLWTFLLALGHFLSELFVYGTAAPTIGVLAPLMVASFSILGMLVGLRYLEVEPVSRQKKRN, from the exons ATGAGCCGTTTCCTGAATGTGTTAAGAAGCTGGCTGGTTATGGTGTCCATCATAGCCATGGGCAACACGCTGCAGAGCTTCCGAGACCACACCTTTCTCTATGAAAAGCTCTACACTGGCAAGCCAAACCTtg TGAATGGCCTCCAAGCTCGGACCTTTGGGATCTGGACGCTGCTCTCATCAGTGATTCGCTGCCTCTGTGCCATTGACATTCACAACAAGAC GCTCTATCACATCACTCTCTGGACCTTCCTCCTCGCCCTGGGGCACTTCCTCTCTGAGTTATTTGTCTATGGAACTGCAGCTCCCACAATTGGCGTCCTGGCACCCTTGATGGTGGCAA GTTTCTCCATCCTGGGTATGCTAGTCGGGCTCCGGTATCTAGAAGTAGAACCAGTATCCAGACAGAAGAAGAGAAACTAA
- the ERG28 gene encoding ergosterol biosynthetic protein 28 homolog isoform X4: MSRFLNVLRSWLVMVSIIAMGNTLQSFRDHTFLYEKLYTGKPNLVNGLQARTFGIWTLLSSVIRCLCAIDIHNKTTAANADSCFQPFLTQDFDPCTSDVYSDPVLSLTGDWKSTHIHTSFQNVARHGGSCL; encoded by the exons ATGAGCCGTTTCCTGAATGTGTTAAGAAGCTGGCTGGTTATGGTGTCCATCATAGCCATGGGCAACACGCTGCAGAGCTTCCGAGACCACACCTTTCTCTATGAAAAGCTCTACACTGGCAAGCCAAACCTtg TGAATGGCCTCCAAGCTCGGACCTTTGGGATCTGGACGCTGCTCTCATCAGTGATTCGCTGCCTCTGTGCCATTGACATTCACAACAAGAC GACGGCTGCAAACGCTGACTCCTGTTTCCAGCCCTTTCTAACCCAGGACTTTGATCCCTGTACTTCTGATGTGTACTCTGATCCTGTTCTCTCCCTAACTGGAGACTGGAAgtcaacacacatacatactagtTTccaaaatgtggccaggcacggtggctcatgcctgtaa